A region from the Aquimarina sp. ERC-38 genome encodes:
- a CDS encoding phosphotransferase, protein MTKTFPVISSILSAKEIGDFIKTRYQLNPKLQCRLFRTGMNHTYILSGSEEKYVLRLYTYNWRTLNEIKAELQLLLYLHQKGIQVSLPIPDKNENLIQQIEALEGIRYAVLFSFASGEKKRFIKDKTAATIGLIMAKFHQVTVDKKIDRISYTKNTLLEKPYQNLKSYFSEQLPEMRFIEEYIKSFSNVEFEDMQKGSVHMDIWYDNMAILNDIDITLFDFDFCGNGCQILDVGYFCKQLFHIESDKQQFLLKTQSFLKGYHTNRPLSKKEIDFIPRAGVLVFLFYLGIQAQRYDWSNIFLSENYVKMYMAKIQSWINFCQENKIDLNG, encoded by the coding sequence ATGACAAAGACGTTTCCCGTAATCTCTTCTATACTTTCAGCAAAAGAGATAGGTGATTTTATTAAAACAAGATACCAACTCAACCCAAAACTTCAGTGTCGCCTATTTCGAACAGGAATGAACCATACTTATATCTTATCTGGTTCTGAGGAAAAATACGTACTTCGATTGTATACGTACAACTGGAGAACGTTGAATGAGATTAAAGCAGAATTACAGCTTTTACTTTATTTACATCAAAAAGGAATTCAGGTTTCCCTTCCCATTCCGGATAAAAACGAAAATTTAATTCAACAAATCGAAGCTCTGGAAGGAATCCGCTACGCAGTACTATTTTCATTTGCTAGTGGAGAAAAGAAACGCTTTATCAAGGATAAAACTGCTGCGACTATTGGTTTAATAATGGCAAAATTCCATCAGGTAACGGTAGACAAAAAAATTGATCGAATTTCCTATACTAAAAATACACTTCTAGAAAAACCTTATCAAAATTTAAAAAGCTATTTCTCAGAACAACTTCCTGAAATGCGATTTATAGAAGAATATATTAAGTCCTTTTCAAATGTTGAATTTGAAGATATGCAAAAAGGAAGCGTACATATGGATATCTGGTACGATAATATGGCAATATTAAATGACATTGATATCACCCTATTTGATTTTGATTTTTGCGGTAATGGATGCCAAATTTTAGACGTAGGTTATTTCTGTAAGCAATTATTTCATATAGAATCAGATAAACAACAGTTTTTACTCAAAACTCAAAGTTTTTTAAAAGGCTATCATACAAATCGACCACTTTCTAAAAAAGAAATTGATTTTATACCTCGAGCGGGGGTTTTAGTCTTCTTGTTTTATCTGGGAATACAGGCACAACGGTATGACTGGTCTAACATCTTCTTATCCGAGAATTATGTAAAGATGTATATGGCTAAAATACAATCATGGATCAACTTCTGCCAGGAAAACAAAATAGATTTGAACGGTTAA